CATACTTGGTGGCCACGACGCGGCCCGTCCCGTCCAGGATCTCCTGATAAGCGCGGGTCACGCCGTCGCTGTTGTAAGCCCGCACCTGGAATGGTCCCGCCCCGACATTGGGGATGGTGTTGTCAAAGCGCACGAAGCGGCGCCCGCCTTCATAGGTCAGCTGCAGGCGGCCCGGGGCGATCGCCCGCAGGTCCGAGGCGAGCCGCAGGGCGGTCTGATCGACCGAGCCGGTCGGCAGCGGCTGCGGCGTGGGAGTGGCGCTCGGCAGCGGGGAGGGGCTGGCTGTTCCAGTCCCGAGGTCTGGGTCCCCGACCGCCTGACACTCGAAAATCATGAAGCGCGTCGTGCTCAAGGCGGCGTCATTGCGGAACGACACCCGCAGCGCATCCCCAAGTCGCGCGGGAAAGCGCTTGGTCTCCAGCTGCCAGCTGGTGTTGCGCAGGCCGGTGGCGACGGTGATCCAGCTGCCGGCGCTGCGCACGGCCAGATCGTAGGTCACGCCGCTCGGCAGAGGCCCCGTTTTGAGGCGCACGCTGCTGAGCGCGGCCGGCTGACTCAGGCGGGCGCTCCACCAGGCCGAGGAGGCCCGGTAGCTGCCGTTGGCCCACTGGCTGCTGGTGTCGCCGTCGATTGCCGCCCCTGGTGGAAAAGCGGCCAGCGCCCCATCCGACTCGGCGCCGGTGAGGACGAGCGTGCCGATGGCGGAGAGCCGATAGGGCGGTGAGAGCGGATCGTAAGCACCCGGGTGAATCTCGCCATCCACCAGGTTCTCCTTGTCCACCCAGAAAGCCTTTTCAGGCAGGGGCTGGGCCGGATCGGCCGCCCCGACGGGCCCCTGCGCGCGGGGGCCACAGGCCGCCAGAGCGAACA
This Candidatus Sericytochromatia bacterium DNA region includes the following protein-coding sequences:
- a CDS encoding lysyl oxidase family protein → MTRLPGRVLPLLLGMFALAACGPRAQGPVGAADPAQPLPEKAFWVDKENLVDGEIHPGAYDPLSPPYRLSAIGTLVLTGAESDGALAAFPPGAAIDGDTSSQWANGSYRASSAWWSARLSQPAALSSVRLKTGPLPSGVTYDLAVRSAGSWITVATGLRNTSWQLETKRFPARLGDALRVSFRNDAALSTTRFMIFECQAVGDPDLGTGTASPSPLPSATPTPQPLPTGSVDQTALRLASDLRAIAPGRLQLTYEGGRRFVRFDNTIPNVGAGPFQVRAYNSDGVTRAYQEILDGTGRVVATKYVGAFDFHPAHNHFHLGDVALYQLRTGSPTGPLERQGYKVSFCLLDSVRYSSNAAPSAYGGCNQVLQGISRGWADLYDRALPGQEFDVTGYPSGQYYLVTLSDPTNKFVDPDRSNEVAWVRFYMDPARGSLQVLSRSTP